A genome region from Taeniopygia guttata chromosome 5, bTaeGut7.mat, whole genome shotgun sequence includes the following:
- the LOC140684369 gene encoding inositol 1,4,5-trisphosphate receptor-interacting protein-like 1: MDPLVSLFALLQRLIQYPPPVGDALDEETRWRMEARAKYLEWEMLRLEQEVEQLSQKKMQHLQLLAVAVLLALVLVLWIIGWKSSPRREQNEEENHGANEEEVGDVAGNEDDSDGIDVVNGAALAENNDSDVENVVQEEDNDVDDRVGQDIMERIQWPAQDLQRGCGWVTDLMDNYTFYFAHVLSYSFYPVLHRAIGVGSAFEGWSPREQDVVYRVLIPMTPPRGHSFHLELDSARQRHVRNFRVRVQLECTCTGQQLGENMLCFLHHPEEELRSNQEPSLLDTLCTDSYLDVQKTARWFRQLVKTMWPAFPQSHNWHLTLLPSARSCQFKVTNGEESFRIETLFGVRRGDSAVFVSSQPREAYTLSTIWRESYAVAEAEFFKYIARQAPPDSLHLKCLQFFSCLVRGLSFTTYTMKTIVMHLLIAMPASSWRRGHLRERLTDIRDSLHICLQQKFLEHFIVGNKRLPQEISLPLDIAAAEPPNLFHQLARCPAAHSQVMSEYQDLRRQLASVLLNGC, encoded by the exons aTGGATCCACTCGTGTCCCTGTTCGCGCTCTTGCAACGTCTCATCCAGTACCCGCCGCCCGTGGGTGATGCTTTGGATGAGGAAACACGTTGGCGCATGGAAGCGCGTGCTAAGTACCTGGAATGGGAGATGCTCcggctggagcaggaggtggagcagctctcccagaaGAAGATGCAACACTTGCAGCTCttagctgttgctgtgctcctggccctggtcTTGGTCCTGTGGATTATTGGGTGGAAAAGCAGCCCGAGGAGAGAGcagaatgaagaagaaaaccatggtgcaaatgaagaggaagttgGCGATGTTGCTGGAAATGAAGATGACAGTGATGGAATTGATGTTGTCAATGGGGCTGCACTTGCAGAAAACAACGACAGTGATGTTGAAAATGTAGTCCAAGAAGAAGACAACGATGTTGACGATCGTGTTGGACAAGATATAATGGAGCGCATACAGTGGCCTGCACAGGAcctgcagagaggctgtgggtgGGTAACTGACCTGATGGACAATTATACATTTTACTTTGCTCATGTCTTGTCTTACAGTTTCTACCCAGTCCTGCACCGAGCCATCGGGGTTGGCAGTGCCTTTGAAGGTTGGAGTCCCCGTGAGCAGGATGTCGTGTACCGTGTGCTCATACCCATGACTCCTCCCCGAGGCCACAGCTTCCACCTGGAGCTGGACAGCGCGAGGCAGAGGCACGTGAGGAACTTCCGTGTCCGCGTGCAGCTGGAGTGCACCTGCAcggggcagcagctgggtgagaacatgctgtgcttcctgcaccaccccgaggaggagctgaggagcaaTCAGGAACCCAGCCTCCTAGACACCCTGTGCACCGACTCCTACCTGGATGTGCAGAAAACTGCCCGCTGGTTCCGGCAACTGGTGAAAACAATGTGGCCAGCTTTCCCTCAGTCACACAACTGGCATTTAACGCTGCTGCCCTCCGCACGCTCCTGCCAATTCAAGGTGACCAATGGTGAAGAAAGCTTCAGGATTGAGACGCTGTTCGGGGTGCGGAGAGGTGACTCAGCCGTCTTTGTGAGCAGCCAACCTAGAGAGGCCTACACACTAAGCACAATCTGGCGTGAGTCCTACGCTGTGGCAGAGGCTGAGTTCTTCAAGTACATTGCCAGGCAGGCCCCCCCTGACAGCTTGCACCTCAAATGCCTTCAGTTCTTCTCCTGCCTTGTTCGGGGCCTCAGCTTTACCACCTACACCATGAAGACCATTGTCATGCACCTGCTCATTGCCATGCCCGCGTCATCGTGGCGCAGGGGACATCTCCGGGAGCGACTGACGGACATCAGGGACAGCCTGCATATATGTTTGCAGCAAAAATTCCTCGAGCACTTCATTGTGG GCAACAAGAGATTGCCTCAGGAGATTAGCTTGCCCCTGgacattgcagcagctgagccacccAATCTCTTCCATCAGCTGGCACGGTGTCCAGCTGCCCACTCTCAGGTGATGAGCGAGTACCAGGATCTTCGGCGTCAGCTCGCAAGTGTGCTGCTCAATGGCTGCTGA